In Shouchella patagoniensis, the following are encoded in one genomic region:
- a CDS encoding small, acid-soluble spore protein, alpha/beta type, producing MSRRRGIMSDRLKEELAKELGFYDTVQKEGWGGIKAKDAGNMVKRAIEIAEQNLHNSDR from the coding sequence GGAATTATGTCAGATCGCTTAAAAGAGGAACTTGCAAAAGAGCTTGGTTTTTATGATACTGTGCAGAAAGAAGGTTGGGGCGGAATTAAGGCAAAAGATGCCGGGAATATGGTGAAACGCGCCATAGAAATCGCTGAACAAAACCTTCATAATTCTGACCGGTAA